Part of the Terrisporobacter glycolicus ATCC 14880 = DSM 1288 genome is shown below.
TGCTATTTGCTACAGGTGTTGTATTATTCATGTTTATCTTAATACTTAATCTAGTATTAAGAAAACTTACTAGTAAGGGAGATCAGTAAGATGAGAAAAATTAAAGATAATTTTTTAAGCTTCCTATTATACCTATCATCATTTGTAACAGTTGGGATTTTAGTACTAATAGTAGGATTTATATTTGTTAACGGAATTAAAGGAATTAACTTAAGCTATATATTTAGTGATTATTCGGCATCAGGAGATGGTGGAATTTTACCAATGATAATAAGTACTGTGTATATGGTAGTAATCGCCATAGCTATAGCCACTCCAATAGGTATTTTATCAGCAATATATCTTAATGAATATGCTAAAAAAGGCAAGGTAGTAGAAATAATAAGATTTGCTACAGAATGTTTAGCAGGAATACCTTCAATAATATATGGTTTATTCGGGGGGATATTCTTTGTTGTAACATTAAAAATGCAATACTCAATAATAGCAGGGGCTTTAACAGTAGCAATAATAATACTTCCTGTAATAATAAGAACAACAGAAGAAGCTTTAAAAACAGTGCCAAATGAATTTAGAGAAGGATCATTGGCAATGGGAGCTACAAAGTTCCAAACTTTATATAAAGTTATAATACCAAGTGCACTTCCAGGAATATTATCAGGAGTTATATTATCAATAGGACGTGTAATTGGTGAATCAGCAGCTATATTATTAACAGCAGGAACAGTTGCTAGTATGCCAACAAGCATATTTGACAGTGCGAGAACATTAACTGTTCACTCATATCTTTTAACAAAAGAAATGGGGGATATAAGTGGAGCAGCTAGTGTCGGAGTAGTATTAATCGTAATAGTCTTAATTTTAAATACAAGTACTAAGCTAATTGCTAAAAAGTTAAGTAAGGGTAATATATAGTTGGCATGATATAAAAGGAGATAGTGAGATGAGTATGAATGATTCAAATAAATTAAGTGTTAAAGATTTAGATTTATTTTACGGAGAAAAACAAGCTTTAAATAAAATAAATATGGACATAAAACCCAATAAAGTTACTGCTTTAATAGGGCCATCAGGATGTGGAAAATCAACTTTTTTAAGAACTTTAAATAGAATGAATGACTTAATAGAAGATGTTAAAATAAAAGGCATAGTAAAAGTTGATGGTGATGATATTTATAAAAATAATGATGTAATAAAACTAAGAACAAAAATAGGTATGGTATTCCAAAAACCAAACTTATTCCCCATGAGTATATATGATAACGTAGCTTATGGTCCTAGAGTGCATGGAATAAAAGATAAAAAAACTTTAGATAAAATAGTAGAAGAAAGTTTAAAAGGAGCAGCTATTTGGGATGAAGTAAAAGATAGATTAAAATCACCAGCCCTTGGTTTATCAGGAGGACAACAACAAAGAGTGTGCATAGCAAGAACTATAGCAATGAAACCAGATGTAATATTAATGGATGAACCAACTTCAGCTCTAGATCCTATATCTACAGCAAAAGTTGAAGAATTAATCTTTGAATTAAAGAAGGATTATACTATTGTAATAGTTACTCATAATATGCAACAAGCAGCTCGTATATCAGATGAAACAGGATTCTTTTTAAATGGTGAACTAATAGAGTATAATAATACTAAAGACATATTCACTATACCATCTGATAAGAGAACAGAGGATTATATTACAGGAAGATTTGGTTAAGATTAATTATTTAAGAAAGAGGGGCGAATAATGGTTATTACTAATTTAGATGTAAGCATTCAATCTCTTAAAGAGTATACTTTAAGGATGATTGAAAAGTGCCAGGATTCTGTTGATTTATCAGTAGAATACATGATAAAAAAAGACATGAAAAACACAAAAAAAGTAATTAGAGAAGATGATGATATCGACATACTAAGGGAGTATATAAGAGATAGAAGTATAGAGCTTATGGCCTTAAAGCAACCTTTAGCTAGGGACCTAAGATATATTTATGCTATTTGTGATATATCTACAGAATTAGAAAGAATAGGTGACTATGCAGCTAATATATGTAGAGAAAGTTTAGAAATAGGTGAGGAACCATTTATAAAAGAGTTAATAGACATACCTATAATGAAAGAAATATGCTGTGAAATGCTTAAAGATTTATGGGTTGCACTAAAAGATGATAATGCAAATTTAGCTTATGAAATAGCTCAAAAAGATAATGAGATAGATGTGTTGTATGAAAGAGTAAGACAAGATTGTTTGCAAGTTATGCATAATGACCCAGATAAAAATATTAATCAAGGAATGCGATTAGTATTTATAGGAAGATACCTTGAAAGAATTGGTGATCATGTAACTAATATATGTGAAAAAATTATCTATGCTAAAAATGGCGAGATGATAGAAATTGGATAGATTTAGAAAAATAAAACTGTTTAAAGCAGTTTTATTTTTTTTTTGCATATATCTTTATAAAGATACTAATAAAAATACATGAGGTGATTAAATGAGTAACTACTATGAATATTGCAGGAGTTTATCCATAAATTATTATCCTAAAATTTATGATGACATTAATATTGAAATAAAAAAAGTACTTAGAGAAACTTCGCAAAGTATATTATTACCATTTCCAAGTAGAGATGATTTTGATGGTTTAGTTAATACAATTTATTTAGGTTATAAAGAAAAAGTTTACAATGATATGAATGAAGGCGAAATTTATTATACTCATTTTTGTAATGATGATTTAACTAGGGTAATAAAAGATTTAATATCAATACTTCTTATTAATATTTTGTTAGATAATAGAAAATTGTTAAAAAACTATCCATGTTATTACTAAATATATTATACTAGGTAAGTACAAATGATATGGGTGGAGGAAATAAATGCGGTTACAAAATATTATAGGCATGAGGACTATAAAGACAGGAATAGCAGTTATGTTGTGTTGTATATTAACTAGTTTTGCCGTAGGCAATATGTTTTACTGTGCTACAGCATGTGTAGTGACTATGCAAGATACAATAAAGACATCTTTTAAAATGGGAACCCAAAGAGTGTTGGGTACATTAATAGGAGGATTAATAGGATTTTTGCTTGTATTAATATCTCCAGCAAATCCAATTTTATGTGGAATCGGAATTATGTTAGTTATAAAATGCTGCAATATGTTTAAGTTATCTTCTTTAGTAGTATCAAGTGTTACATTTTTATCTTTATATTTAGGGTATGTTGATAGTGCTCCGCTAGTTTATTCTATTCAAAGAATAATAGATACATCTATAGGTGTTATTATGGGACTTATTATTAATTATAGTGTAGCAAGGCCGAATTATTATAACAACACAATGAATGAATTTAAAAAGATTAAATCTCTATGCAAAGAAAATTTGAGAAATATAGCACTTGGTAAGAAAGATTTAGAACTTGATAGTATTGAAAATAAGATAAAAACTTCAGAGGCAATTTATTCAAAACTTATAGATGAATTAAATTATAGTAAGGGTAACTTTAATTTAGATATTATAGATAAATCTCTAGATTTATGCAGACAAATATATTTCCACATAAAGTCTATAGAATTACTGGAAAAAGAATTATTTTTAACTAAAGATAATCATAAAAGTTTAAAAAAACTTTATAAAAATGAACAAATTTTATTGCAAATTAACGAAGATGAAAGTCCTGTATTTAACTTTCATTTAAACAAAGTAATAGAAAAAACAAACTTATTAGAAGAACTAATAGGACCAAATTATTAGTTTCAGCTTGCATAAAAGTATAAGATAAAGGAAACAATTATTGTATAAAATATAATTAAAGAAGTGACTATATATGATGAAACTAAGAAAAAACATAGTAATAAAATCATTTATTTTTTTTGTTTTAATTACAGTAAGTATTTTAGGATTTGGCAACAAATTAGTTAGTTATGCAGAAGGTAAAAAAATTGCATATATTACATTTGATGATGGACCGTCCAAGTACACTAGGCAAATAATTGATACCTTGGATAAAAATAATGTCAAGGGCACATTCTTTATGATAAACGATAATATGATAGTATTTAAGGATGATGTCAAAAGGATGACTGCTGAAGGTCATGGAACTGGATTCCATGGAATAACTCACGATATAAATGAATTATATAAAACTGAAGATTCGGCTATAGAAGAGTTTAGAACTTGCAATAGGACATTTTATAAGATAACAGGCCAAACATCAAGATTAGTAAGAATACCTTTTGGGAGTAAACCATATATGGTAGAAAGTATCTATAAAAAATTTATTGATGAAGGCTTTTTACTTTGGGATTGGACTCTTGATACAGAGGACTGGAAATCATCAGAAGACCAAATAGTAAGTAATATATTGTATTATGCAAGAGAAAGAGATGAAGTGGTAATATTATTACATGAAAATCAACGAACAGTAGACTGCTTAAACAATATTATAGCTATATTAAAAGAAAGAGGATATGATATAAGACCTATTACTCATGATGTAAAACCAAAGAATTTTTGGTAGGATTTTGACAATCTAGAATTATATAATTAAATTGACAATAATCATAAAAATTAGTTATAATAAATATTAATAATAATTTAATATAAGAACTGTGAAAAAGAGGAGTATGTAAATACACTACAAGAGAGGAAAATTAATAGCTGAAAGATTTTCTTAGTAAATGTTTGCAGAAGGTAGCTTTGGAGTTTCTAAGCTGAACTAACAGTAAGTTTAGACGGTGGGAATCGTTAAAATCTATTAAGAGCCATATTAGATGTATAATCTATTATGGAATTAAGGTGGTAACGCGAGCTTTTCGTCCTTATTTATAGGATGAAGAGCTCTTTTTATATTTAATGATATTATAGATTATCTGGTTTAATTTATAATATTACTACTTCAAATGGAGCAACGGAGCTGTCTGAAGCCATAGCGAAGACATCTCGTTGGCGACATGAGCAAAGCGAATTTTATAATCATAAACACCATTTAATTTGAAAAAAAGATATTAATAATAAAAGGAGGAAATAACGATGGCAATAAAAAACTTATCAAAAACTTATGATCCAAAAGACTTTGAAAAAAGATTATATGATGAGTGGTTAGACAAAGGTTACTTCAAATCAAGCCCAAATCCTGATAAGAAACCTTACTGTATAGTTTTACCACCACCAAATATAACAGGGCAATTACATATGGGGCATGCTCTTGACCACACATTACAAGACGTTCTTATAAGATGGAAACGTATGGATGGTTTTGAAACTTTATGGCAACCAGGAACTGACCATGCTTCTATAGCAACAGAAGTTAAGGTTGTTGAAAGAATAAAAGCGCAAGAAGGAAAAACTAAGTACGAATTAGGAAGAGAAGAATTCCTAAAGAGAGCTATGGACTGGAGAAATGAATTTGGTAGAAAAATAGTAGACCAAATGCAACAATTAGGAGACTCTTGTGACTGGGATAGAGAAAGATTTACAATGGATGAAGGATGTAATGAAGCTGTTACTGATTTCTTTGTAAAACTTTATGAAAAAGGTCAAATATACAGAGGAAACAGAATAATAAACTGGTGTCCAGATTGTAAAACTACTTTATCGGATGCTGAAGTTGAGCATGAAGAAAAAGACGGAAACTTCTATCATATAAAATACTTCCTAAAAGATAGTGATGAATTCTTAGAAATAGCTACAACTAGACCAGAAACTATGCTTGGAGATACAGGGATAGCTGTTAATCCAGAAGATGAGAGATATACTCATTTAGTAGGAAAAACTGCAATACTTCCATTAGTAGGAAGAGAACTTCCAATAGTTGCTGATGATTATGTAGACAAAGATTTTGGATCAGGGGCAGTTAAAATGACTCCAGCTCATGACCCTAATGACTTTGGTGTAGGTCAAAGACATAGCTTAGAAGAAATCAACGTTATGAACGAAGATGGAACTATGAATGAACTTGCTGGCAAATACCAAGGTATGGACAGATATGAATGTAGAAAACAATTAATGAAAGATTTAGAAGAATCAGGATATGTTATAGCTGTTAAAGATCATCCACATGCAGTTGGGACTTGCTACAGATGTCATACTATAATAGAGCCAAGACTTTCTGAGCAATGGTTCGTTAAAATGGATGAATTAGCAAAACCTGCTATAGATATATTAAAATCAAAAGAATTAGAATTTGTACCAGAAAGATATGATAAAACATATTTACAATGGTTAGAAAATATAAGAGATTGGTGTATTTCTAGACAGTTATGGTGGGGTCACCAAATACCTGCTTACTACTGCCAAGAATGTGGTGAAGTAATAGTAGCCAAAGGAAAGCCAGAAGCATGTAAATGTGGATGCTCTGACTTAAAGCAAGATGAAGACGTACTAGACACTTGGTTCTCATCTGCTCTATGGCCTTTCTCAACATTAGGATGGCCTCATAACACTGAAGAATTAGACTACTACTATCCAACTAACGTACTTGTTACGGGATACGATATAATATTCTTCTGGGTTGTAAGAATGGCATTTGCAGGAATGTTCTGTATGAACGAAAAACCATTTGATCACGTATTAATACATGGACTTGTTAGAGATTCTCAAGGTAGAAAAATGAGTAAGTCTTTAGGAAATGGTATAGATCCACTTGAAGTTATAGACCAATACGGAGCTGATGCTTTAAGATTCATGTTAGTAACAGGTAACTCTCCAGGAAATGATATGAGATTCTACATGGAAAGAGTTGAAGCAGCTAGAAACTTCGCTAATAAATTATGGAATGCATCTAGATTCGTATTCATGAACATAGATGAAGAAATAATGAATGGAGTTACTAGAGAATCTGTTGAAGCTAACTTAACAATAGCTGACAAATGGATAATATCTAGAGCTAACAATGTTGTTAAAGAAGTTATAGACAACATGGACAAGTTTGATTTAGGTATAGCAGCACAAAAAATCTATGATTTCGCATGGACTGAATACTGTGACTGGTATATAGAAATAGTTAAACCAAGATTATACGGAGATGATGTAGAAGCTAAAAAAGCTGCTTTATACACTTTAACTTATGTTCTTGAAACTATATTAAAATTGTTACATCCATATATGCCTTTTATAACAGAAGAAATATACACTTATCTTCCAACTGTAGAAGGAAGCATAGTTATAGCTAACTGGCCTCACTATAAAGAAGAAGATAACATGGCAAGTGAAGAAGAAATGATGGAACTTGCAATGGACGGTATAAGAAATATAAGAAATGCTAGAGCTGAAATGGATGTTCCACCATCTAAGAAAGCTAAAGTAATAATAGTTCCAACAGAAGATAAAAAACCAGCTGTAGAAGCTACAAAAGAATACTTTGTAACTTTAGCATCAGCTTCAACAGTAGAAATTGCTGATAACGAAAACAACATACCAGAAGATGCTGTATCAGTTGTTATAAATGGAGCTAAAATATTTATACCACTTGATGAATTAGTTGACTTTGAGAAAGAAAAAGAAAGATTAACGAAAGAAAAATCTAAATTAGAAGGCGAAATAAAAAGAGTTAATGGAAAACTTTCTAACCAAGGTTTCTTAGCTAAAGCACCAGAAAGCTTAGTTAACGAAGAAAAAGCTAAAAAAGAAAAATTCGAAGAAATGATGAAATCAGTTGTTGAAAGACTTGAAAATATAGAGTCAAAATTGAAATAATCTCTATTGAGATTATGACGCCAACGAATTGACTTTGCTAGCGCTGCAGCCAATTCCGTTGCTTAAAATAGTATAATGAAGGCCGTGTTTATAAATTTTATAGACATGGCCTTTTAATTTTTTCTTAAATTATGTGATAAACCTCAAAATGTATTATAATAAACTATAGATACTTAAATTTTGAAAAAAATAAAGCATAATTACATATAAATACTTAATTTAGTTGAGGGGGAAGAAGAATGAATTATCAAGAGGCGCTAGAGTTTATTGAAAAATCGCATAAATTTGGAATGAGACTAGGATTAGAAAATACATTCAAATTATTGGAGTTATTGGGAAATCCACAAGATAAGCTTAAATTTATTCATGTGGCAGGAACTAACGGAAAAGGTTCAGTATGCTCTTTTATTTCAAACACATTAAAGGAGCAAGGATATAAAGTAGGTCTTTACACATCTCCATATTTGGAAACTTTTACAGAAAGAATAAGACTTAATGGAAATAATATCCCTGAGGAAGATGTGGCAAGAATAATTACTATAATGAAAGAAAAAATAGAGCAAATGGCGTCTCAAGGACATGCATATCCTACTGAGTTTGAAATAGAAACTGCTATGGCATTTTACTATTACTATGAGCAACAAGTGGATTATGTAGTGCTTGAAGTGGGCTTAGGAGGAAGATTTGATGCTACAAATGTAATCAAATCACCACTTGCCAGTGTAATAGTTTCTCTTAGTTTAGACCATATAGGAATTCTTGGTGATACATTAGGAAAAATCGCTTATGAAAAAGCAGGCATAATAAAAGAAGATAGTATTGCAGTTGTTTATAAACAAAAACAAGAAGCTGAAGATGTGATAAAAAATGTATGCAAAGAAAAAAACACTAAATATGTAGAAGCTAATTTTGAACATTTAGTAATTAAAAAGTCTGACATAAATTCACAAGTATTTGATTGCACAATATTAGGTGAGAAATTTGAAGATGTGGAAATAAGTTTAATAGGAGAGCATCAAGTAAACAATGCAGTATTAGCACTAACAGTAATAAAAGTATTAAGAGAAGAGAGAAAAATAGAAATTAGTTATGATGCTATAAGAAAAGCATTGTTAAATACTAGATGGCCAGGCAGAATTGAAAAAATAAAGGACAAACCAACATTTATAATAGATGGAGCTCATAATGAAGATGGAGCAAAATCTTTATCTAAAGCTCTAGAAAAACATTTTAGTGGGAAGAAGATGACTTTATTAATAGGAATGTTAAAGGACAAGGATATTGACGGTGTTCTTGAAATACTGATGGACAAGTTTGACAAAGTTATTACAACTACACCAGATAGTGATAGAGCCATGGGATGTGAGGAGTTAAAAGAAAAAATAGAAAAGTATGTACCCAATATTATTGCTATTGAAAATATAGATGAAGCAGTAAAATATGCTTTAGATAATGCTTCAGAAGATGAAATAATAATCTCGGCAGGTTCATTGTATATGATAGGACATGTTAGAAAAATATTTAAATAATATAAAAAAGGTGGTTAAATTGCTTAACCACCTTTTTAATACCTATAAAGCATCAACTATTGCTTTTGATAATTGATCTGGACATGAAGTATCTTTAGAACCACAAGTAGTTCCTTCTAATTTTGCAGCAACTTCTTTAGCATTTTGACCAACTATTAATTTGCTTATACCTGATAAGTTTCCGTTACATCCACCCTCAAAATTGGCTTCTTGTATTATATTATTTTCGTCAACTTCTAAAGTTATTTGACGACAACAAACACCGCTAGTTTGGAATTCTATTTTCATATATTTACACTCCTTATTTGTAATACTTCAATGAATATGATAACAATAGATAAAATATAAAGCAACTATAATAGAATAATTATATATTTTATCTAATATATTATTATAGTATAAAAAACATAGAAGGGAGGGTAATCTATGAAGGTGTATGTTTCAAACTATCTATCAAAAAGTATTAGTGTAATAGACTATGATACTTTAACTTTAGAAAAAGAAATTAAACTGGATGACAATATTTATCCGCATCACTTCTGTATAGATAAAGAGAAAAACAAGATGTATTTGCCCAGTTCTAGTAATGGGATCTTGTATGTTTTAGACATGAAGGATGAAAAAATAATAGATTCTTCATCTATTGGAGGAAGCTTAACTCAAATAGCTATGTTTGAAGAGGAAGTATTTATTGCCAATGAGGATTCCAACAGCATTTATTTTATGGATAAAAATACTTTAGATCCCATAGGAATAATCTGTGTGGATGACATGCCCCATGGTTTTTGCTTTGATTTGCCTAGAAAAAAATTGTACGTTCCTTGTATGGATTCCATAACGTGTATTGATATTATTGATAAAGTTATAGAAAGCAAAATAAATATAAACTTCAAAGCATGGCATGTACAACTAGATAAGTACAGGAGTGAGATTTACGTATCAACATTAGATGGAAAGGTGGTAATTATTGACGAAGGCACTTTAGCTACGAAAAGAGTTTTTGATGAATTTTTACTGCCAGTTCAAATATCTTTTAATTATAAGGATAAAAAAGTATATATAGCAGATTTGGGATACAAAAATATAAAGATACTAGATTATAGTTTAGGAAAGTATGTTGGTAATATAGACATAGATGGAATACCTCAGGGATTAGAAATCTCTCCAGACGAAGAAAAACTATTTATATCTGATACTCAGAAAAACTCAGTAAAAGTTTATGACACTTCTACAAATAAATTAATAAAGGAAATAAAAGTAGAAAAAGAGCCTACAACAATTATTTGTATGTAGGCCCTAGTGTATATCTC
Proteins encoded:
- a CDS encoding bifunctional folylpolyglutamate synthase/dihydrofolate synthase — translated: MNYQEALEFIEKSHKFGMRLGLENTFKLLELLGNPQDKLKFIHVAGTNGKGSVCSFISNTLKEQGYKVGLYTSPYLETFTERIRLNGNNIPEEDVARIITIMKEKIEQMASQGHAYPTEFEIETAMAFYYYYEQQVDYVVLEVGLGGRFDATNVIKSPLASVIVSLSLDHIGILGDTLGKIAYEKAGIIKEDSIAVVYKQKQEAEDVIKNVCKEKNTKYVEANFEHLVIKKSDINSQVFDCTILGEKFEDVEISLIGEHQVNNAVLALTVIKVLREERKIEISYDAIRKALLNTRWPGRIEKIKDKPTFIIDGAHNEDGAKSLSKALEKHFSGKKMTLLIGMLKDKDIDGVLEILMDKFDKVITTTPDSDRAMGCEELKEKIEKYVPNIIAIENIDEAVKYALDNASEDEIIISAGSLYMIGHVRKIFK
- the pstB gene encoding phosphate ABC transporter ATP-binding protein PstB, whose translation is MSMNDSNKLSVKDLDLFYGEKQALNKINMDIKPNKVTALIGPSGCGKSTFLRTLNRMNDLIEDVKIKGIVKVDGDDIYKNNDVIKLRTKIGMVFQKPNLFPMSIYDNVAYGPRVHGIKDKKTLDKIVEESLKGAAIWDEVKDRLKSPALGLSGGQQQRVCIARTIAMKPDVILMDEPTSALDPISTAKVEELIFELKKDYTIVIVTHNMQQAARISDETGFFLNGELIEYNNTKDIFTIPSDKRTEDYITGRFG
- the phoU gene encoding phosphate signaling complex protein PhoU, with the protein product MVITNLDVSIQSLKEYTLRMIEKCQDSVDLSVEYMIKKDMKNTKKVIREDDDIDILREYIRDRSIELMALKQPLARDLRYIYAICDISTELERIGDYAANICRESLEIGEEPFIKELIDIPIMKEICCEMLKDLWVALKDDNANLAYEIAQKDNEIDVLYERVRQDCLQVMHNDPDKNINQGMRLVFIGRYLERIGDHVTNICEKIIYAKNGEMIEIG
- a CDS encoding TIGR03905 family TSCPD domain-containing protein translates to MKIEFQTSGVCCRQITLEVDENNIIQEANFEGGCNGNLSGISKLIVGQNAKEVAAKLEGTTCGSKDTSCPDQLSKAIVDAL
- the pstA gene encoding phosphate ABC transporter permease PstA; amino-acid sequence: MRKIKDNFLSFLLYLSSFVTVGILVLIVGFIFVNGIKGINLSYIFSDYSASGDGGILPMIISTVYMVVIAIAIATPIGILSAIYLNEYAKKGKVVEIIRFATECLAGIPSIIYGLFGGIFFVVTLKMQYSIIAGALTVAIIILPVIIRTTEEALKTVPNEFREGSLAMGATKFQTLYKVIIPSALPGILSGVILSIGRVIGESAAILLTAGTVASMPTSIFDSARTLTVHSYLLTKEMGDISGAASVGVVLIVIVLILNTSTKLIAKKLSKGNI
- a CDS encoding polysaccharide deacetylase family protein, coding for MMKLRKNIVIKSFIFFVLITVSILGFGNKLVSYAEGKKIAYITFDDGPSKYTRQIIDTLDKNNVKGTFFMINDNMIVFKDDVKRMTAEGHGTGFHGITHDINELYKTEDSAIEEFRTCNRTFYKITGQTSRLVRIPFGSKPYMVESIYKKFIDEGFLLWDWTLDTEDWKSSEDQIVSNILYYARERDEVVILLHENQRTVDCLNNIIAILKERGYDIRPITHDVKPKNFW
- a CDS encoding valine--tRNA ligase gives rise to the protein MAIKNLSKTYDPKDFEKRLYDEWLDKGYFKSSPNPDKKPYCIVLPPPNITGQLHMGHALDHTLQDVLIRWKRMDGFETLWQPGTDHASIATEVKVVERIKAQEGKTKYELGREEFLKRAMDWRNEFGRKIVDQMQQLGDSCDWDRERFTMDEGCNEAVTDFFVKLYEKGQIYRGNRIINWCPDCKTTLSDAEVEHEEKDGNFYHIKYFLKDSDEFLEIATTRPETMLGDTGIAVNPEDERYTHLVGKTAILPLVGRELPIVADDYVDKDFGSGAVKMTPAHDPNDFGVGQRHSLEEINVMNEDGTMNELAGKYQGMDRYECRKQLMKDLEESGYVIAVKDHPHAVGTCYRCHTIIEPRLSEQWFVKMDELAKPAIDILKSKELEFVPERYDKTYLQWLENIRDWCISRQLWWGHQIPAYYCQECGEVIVAKGKPEACKCGCSDLKQDEDVLDTWFSSALWPFSTLGWPHNTEELDYYYPTNVLVTGYDIIFFWVVRMAFAGMFCMNEKPFDHVLIHGLVRDSQGRKMSKSLGNGIDPLEVIDQYGADALRFMLVTGNSPGNDMRFYMERVEAARNFANKLWNASRFVFMNIDEEIMNGVTRESVEANLTIADKWIISRANNVVKEVIDNMDKFDLGIAAQKIYDFAWTEYCDWYIEIVKPRLYGDDVEAKKAALYTLTYVLETILKLLHPYMPFITEEIYTYLPTVEGSIVIANWPHYKEEDNMASEEEMMELAMDGIRNIRNARAEMDVPPSKKAKVIIVPTEDKKPAVEATKEYFVTLASASTVEIADNENNIPEDAVSVVINGAKIFIPLDELVDFEKEKERLTKEKSKLEGEIKRVNGKLSNQGFLAKAPESLVNEEKAKKEKFEEMMKSVVERLENIESKLK
- a CDS encoding FUSC family protein; protein product: MRLQNIIGMRTIKTGIAVMLCCILTSFAVGNMFYCATACVVTMQDTIKTSFKMGTQRVLGTLIGGLIGFLLVLISPANPILCGIGIMLVIKCCNMFKLSSLVVSSVTFLSLYLGYVDSAPLVYSIQRIIDTSIGVIMGLIINYSVARPNYYNNTMNEFKKIKSLCKENLRNIALGKKDLELDSIENKIKTSEAIYSKLIDELNYSKGNFNLDIIDKSLDLCRQIYFHIKSIELLEKELFLTKDNHKSLKKLYKNEQILLQINEDESPVFNFHLNKVIEKTNLLEELIGPNY
- a CDS encoding YncE family protein, translated to MKVYVSNYLSKSISVIDYDTLTLEKEIKLDDNIYPHHFCIDKEKNKMYLPSSSNGILYVLDMKDEKIIDSSSIGGSLTQIAMFEEEVFIANEDSNSIYFMDKNTLDPIGIICVDDMPHGFCFDLPRKKLYVPCMDSITCIDIIDKVIESKININFKAWHVQLDKYRSEIYVSTLDGKVVIIDEGTLATKRVFDEFLLPVQISFNYKDKKVYIADLGYKNIKILDYSLGKYVGNIDIDGIPQGLEISPDEEKLFISDTQKNSVKVYDTSTNKLIKEIKVEKEPTTIICM